From Miscanthus floridulus cultivar M001 chromosome 15, ASM1932011v1, whole genome shotgun sequence, the proteins below share one genomic window:
- the LOC136506988 gene encoding uncharacterized protein: MDNHDWMYTGRRSQNQVTREWIQKTEDFLDKAFGVGAQAATEVWCPCSECANRNRKTRKVIEEHLCKFGFTPDYTRWVCHGEGHRIRDEALRPRLEEFDSDGGVPDMMDDFHQAHFGVRCTDKTEEQEPEETARAFYRMMESAKRPLHDKTNVSQLDAIGRLMGLKSMHNMSRDCFDSMLAVFGTLLPADHALPKNMYELVKLLKALKMLYEQIHTCDNGCILFRKEHAEAKYCPKCKSSRYVEVESSDGQKKQLGIPMKVLRYLPFISRLQRLFMSEESMKHMTWHKNGIRYNPDKMVHPSDGEAWQTFDGIYANKALEARNVRVAFATDGFNPFGMMAGPYTCWPIFVIPLNLPPGVLLQRQTIFLSLIIPGHPGKHMGVFMEPLIDELISAWDHGVLTYDRATKRNFTMHVWYHYSMHDFLVYGLFNAWCVHEKFPCLVCKAALQFIRLKSGGKFSSFDKPRQFLPLDHAFKRDIKNFTKGVIVTDPEPQKMIGAEVLAQIDGLVAKEDGVGFVGYGVQHMWTHKSGLERLPYFKHLALPHNIDVMHTEKNVAEALWATLMDTDKSKDNPKARADLARLCDRPHLEMRPPRAGKTWRRPRGDYVLEKKHRMVVVQWIKDLMFPDGFTANLKRGANPSTGRVLGMKSHDFHIWIEHLLPSMVRGFVPEHVWVVLVELSYFFR; this comes from the coding sequence ATGGATAACCatgattggatgtacacgggccgccgtAGTCAGAATCAGGTCACTCGTGAATGGATACAGAAGACTGAGGATTTCTTAGACAAAGCATTTGGTGTGGGTGCTCAAGCAGCAACAGAGGTGtggtgtccctgcagcgaatgtgcaaacaggaatagGAAAACCAGGAAGGTCATTgaggaacatctttgcaagtttgggtttacgccagactatacccggtgggtgtgcCATGGTGAAGGCCATCGTATTAGAGATGAGGCATTGAGGCCACGCTTGGAGGAGTTTGATAGTGATGGTGGGGTACCAGACATGATGGATGACTTCCACCAAGCACACTTCGGTGTACGATGTACGGACAAAACCGAGGAGCAGGAGCCAGAGGAAACCGCAAGGGCATTCTATCGCATGATGGAGTCGGCTAAGAGGCCCCTTCATGACAAGACAAATGTTTCTCAActcgatgccattggacgcttaatggggttaaaGTCCATGCATAACATGAGTCGAGACTGCTTCGATAGTATGTTGGCAGTTTTTGGGACCCTGCTTCCGGCAGATCACGCACTACCGAAGAACATGTACGAGTTAGTGAAGCTCCTCAAAGCTCTTAAGATGCTGTATGAGCAGATACACACTTGTGATAATGGGTGCATcctctttaggaaagaacacgcggaagcaaagtactgtccaaagtgtaagtcctctaggtatgtggaggtagaatctAGTGATGGGCAGAAGAAGCAGCTTggaatccccatgaaagtcctacggtaccttccgttcataTCGagactccaacggctattcatgagcgAGGAGTCCATGAAACATATGACATGGCATAAAAATGGCatccgatacaatcctgacaagatggtacatccatcagatggtgaagcatggcaaaCATTTGATGGCATTTATGCTaacaaagctctagaggctcgtaatgtgcgtgttgcgtttgcaacagatgggttcaatccttttggaatgatggcgggcccatacacttgttggccaatcttcgttatccccctcaatctcccccccggcgtCCTTCTTCAACGTCAGACCATATTCTTGTCGCTGATAATTCCTGGTCACCCGGGGAaacatatgggtgtgttcatggagcctttgaTTGATGAGTTGATCAGTGCATGGGATCatggggtactgacatacgaccgtgctacaaagaggaacttcacaatgcacgtttggtaccactactcgatGCATGACTTTCTGGTGTATGGTCTATTCAACGCCTGGTGTGTCCACGAGAAGTTCCCATGCCTGGTATGCAAGGCAGCTCTGCAGTTCATTAGGttgaagagtggtggcaagttttcCTCGTTCGACAAACCTCGACAATTCCtgcctcttgaccatgcattcaaaCGGGACattaagaactttacgaaaggtgtcatagtgacagACCCTGAACCGCAGAAGATGATTGGCGCCGAGGTTCTTGCTCAGATAGATGGTCTTGTCGCCAAGGAAGACGGAGTTGGTTTCGTGGGGTATGGTgttcaacatatgtggactcataagtcgggcttggagaggcttccctattttaagCACCTGGccctaccacataacattgatgtaatgcacactgagaagaatgttgCCGAAGCtctctgggcaacactcatggacactgacaagtcaaaggacaaccctaaggctagagcggACCTAGCAAGGCTATGCGATAGACCACACCTAGAGATGCGACCACCAAGAgccggcaagacatggagaaggcctaggggCGATTACGTCTTAGAAAAGAAGCACAGGATGGTTGTAGTCCAATGGATCAAGGACTTAATGTTTCCTGATGGGTTTACAGCGAATCTTAAGAGGGGGGCCAACCCATCTactggccgagtcttagggatgaagagtcatgacttccacatatggattgagcaccttcttccgtcgatggttcgaggcttcgtccctgagcatgtctgggtcgtgctggtagagttgagctatttcttccgctag
- the LOC136508342 gene encoding non-specific lipid-transfer protein 1-like, translating into MARMQLAVAIAVVAAVVLLAAAATTSEAAITCGQVSSAISPCLSYARGQGSAPSAGCCSGVKSLNNAARSTADKRTACNCLKNAARGISGLNAGNAASIPSKCGVSVPYTISTSTDCSRIS; encoded by the exons ATGGCTCGCATGCAGCTTGCTGTGGCGATCGCCGTCGTGGCAGCGGTGGTGCTGCTGGCGGCAGCAGCGACGACCTCGGAGGCGGCCATCACCTGCGGGCAGGTGAGCTCAGCCATCTCGCCGTGCCTGTCCTACGCCCGCGGCCAGGGCTCCGCGCCCTCCGCGGGCTGCTGCAGCGGCGTCAAGAGCCTCAACAACGCCGCCCGCAGCACAGCCGACAAGCGCACCGCCTGCAACTGCCTCAAGAACGCCGCCCGGGGCATCAGCGGCCTCAACGCCGGCAACGCCGCCAGCATCCCCTCCAAGTGCGGCGTCAGCGTCCCTTACACCATCAGCACCTCCACCGACTGCTCCAG GATCAGCTAA